In Helicobacter bilis, a genomic segment contains:
- a CDS encoding GTP-binding protein, producing the protein MQSAQTIKDCPPQNCTEIATLGRSNVGKSSIINLLLNHKLAKSSSTPGKTKLINFFSTTWELTTNKDSTPNTHDSNAMQCKTDSMQNNQDLLQTESMRIPLIFIDFPGFGYAKVSKDTKKVWDKHLTDFIYKRQSIKLFCHLIDSRHTNLAIDTEIERFLQKIVESRQDCKLLQIYTKDDKLNKSDYHKLKTQNKLTISTLKKTPQATQQLYHAILHASLNW; encoded by the coding sequence ATGCAATCAGCCCAGACAATAAAAGATTGCCCACCGCAAAACTGCACTGAGATAGCCACGCTGGGACGAAGCAATGTGGGCAAAAGCTCGATTATAAATCTTTTACTCAATCACAAACTTGCAAAAAGCTCAAGCACACCGGGCAAAACAAAGCTCATTAATTTTTTTAGCACCACTTGGGAGCTAACTACTAACAAAGACTCTACGCCCAACACACATGACAGCAATGCAATGCAATGCAAAACAGATTCCATGCAAAATAATCAAGATTTATTACAAACAGAATCTATGCGAATCCCACTTATATTTATCGACTTTCCGGGCTTTGGATATGCAAAAGTGAGCAAAGACACAAAAAAAGTGTGGGATAAGCATTTGACTGATTTTATCTACAAGCGGCAGAGCATTAAATTATTTTGCCATTTAATCGATTCCCGTCATACAAATCTAGCGATAGATACAGAGATTGAAAGATTTTTGCAAAAGATTGTAGAATCTAGACAAGATTGCAAACTTCTGCAAATTTACACAAAAGACGACAAGTTAAACAAGAGCGACTACCACAAGCTAAAAACTCAAAACAAACTCACAATATCTACACTCAAAAAAACCCCACAAGCCACACAGCAACTCTATCATGCAATTTTACATGCAAGCCTTAATTGGTAG
- the leuS gene encoding leucine--tRNA ligase, with amino-acid sequence MTHENYNPAAIESKWQKIWQESGVFEPSNDFSKPKKYILSMFPYPSGAIHMGHVRNYCIGDAMARYYRMYGYNVLHPIGFDAFGMPAENAAIKHKIHPKDWTYSNMEVMLKELQTMGLSFSKERVLETCDPIYSKYEQEFFIKAWQKGLVYRKKAFLNWCPNDLTVLANEQVIDGKCWRCDTPVVQKEMYQYYLKITDYAEELLNDLESLEGKWPPQVLSMQRNWIGKSSGLSFSFELCKDSKNLLDNKINTLDVYTTRADTIYGVSYCVIAPEHSIVDCLIEKNVLAKNDIEIIKNIRNQAEKERSKADKIGISLPIFVLHPLTQKKIPVWISNFVLMSYGSGAVMSVPSHDERDFEFAKKYNLALLPVIEAKGEHDGINKPNTEDGILCNSDKFSGLNSKEAREKIIALFEEKGIGKKTTNYKLRDWGISRQRYWGTPIPLIHCPQCGVVESSVLPVELPNDIEITGEGNPLEKHATWKYTKCPKCNADSIRETDTMDTFVESSWYFLHYTTPKELRKDKAFCAESLQYFMEVDEYIGGIEHAILHLLYARFYTKMLRDLGYISFSEPFSHLLTQGMVLKDGVKMSKSLGNVVEPRHIIESYGADTARLFILFAAPSSYALDWNDNSVVGCYKFICRLIDRKVRVKKCETLPKIDTQKLNKDSKIARLKVYEALQKQQNIFNKKIEGYPFNVVIAACMEAHNALSAQDDDLVFTEGYFILLHILENFIPHIASELSQELFNLANFTPIEIDKDAFKQDEITYAISVNGKKRAEVMMPTNATKEEVINAAKSVAEKWLTNEIKKEIFVPNKLVNFVV; translated from the coding sequence ATGACACATGAAAACTATAATCCAGCCGCAATAGAATCTAAATGGCAGAAAATATGGCAAGAAAGCGGCGTATTTGAGCCAAGCAATGACTTTTCAAAACCTAAAAAATACATTCTCTCAATGTTTCCATATCCAAGCGGGGCAATCCACATGGGACATGTGCGAAACTACTGCATAGGCGATGCTATGGCTAGATATTATCGCATGTATGGTTATAATGTATTACACCCTATCGGCTTTGATGCCTTTGGTATGCCTGCTGAAAATGCTGCCATAAAGCATAAAATCCACCCAAAAGATTGGACTTATAGCAATATGGAGGTTATGCTAAAAGAATTACAAACTATGGGATTAAGCTTTTCAAAAGAAAGGGTGCTAGAGACTTGTGATCCAATATATAGCAAATATGAGCAAGAGTTTTTCATAAAAGCATGGCAAAAAGGCTTAGTCTATCGTAAAAAAGCCTTTCTTAATTGGTGTCCAAATGACTTAACCGTGTTAGCTAACGAGCAAGTTATCGATGGTAAATGCTGGCGTTGTGATACCCCTGTGGTGCAAAAAGAAATGTATCAATACTATCTTAAAATCACAGACTATGCAGAAGAGTTACTCAATGATTTAGAATCTTTAGAGGGCAAATGGCCCCCACAAGTCTTAAGTATGCAAAGAAATTGGATAGGGAAGTCTAGCGGCTTATCTTTTTCATTTGAGTTATGCAAAGATTCTAAAAACCTGCTAGATAATAAAATCAACACGCTTGATGTTTATACCACAAGGGCTGATACAATCTATGGTGTGAGCTATTGTGTCATAGCACCAGAGCATAGCATAGTCGATTGTCTCATTGAAAAAAATGTATTAGCAAAAAATGATATAGAAATAATCAAAAATATCCGCAATCAAGCTGAAAAAGAGCGATCAAAAGCTGATAAAATAGGCATATCTCTCCCCATTTTTGTCCTGCATCCACTCACACAGAAAAAGATTCCTGTATGGATTAGCAACTTTGTGCTTATGAGTTATGGAAGTGGTGCTGTTATGAGTGTGCCAAGCCATGATGAAAGGGATTTTGAGTTTGCAAAAAAATATAATCTAGCCTTACTGCCCGTCATAGAAGCAAAGGGTGAGCATGATGGTATAAATAAGCCAAACACAGAAGATGGAATCTTATGTAATAGCGACAAGTTCTCAGGACTAAATAGCAAGGAAGCAAGGGAGAAAATCATCGCCCTTTTTGAAGAAAAAGGCATAGGTAAAAAAACTACAAACTATAAACTAAGAGATTGGGGCATATCACGCCAACGCTATTGGGGGACACCTATACCACTTATCCACTGCCCACAATGTGGCGTGGTAGAATCGAGTGTTTTACCCGTTGAATTACCAAATGATATTGAGATAACAGGGGAAGGCAATCCGCTTGAAAAACATGCAACTTGGAAATATACAAAATGCCCCAAATGCAACGCAGATTCTATAAGAGAGACTGATACTATGGATACTTTTGTAGAATCTAGCTGGTATTTCCTGCATTACACAACACCAAAGGAATTGCGTAAAGATAAAGCCTTTTGTGCGGAATCTCTGCAATATTTTATGGAAGTTGATGAGTATATCGGTGGAATTGAACATGCGATTTTACACCTTTTATATGCGAGATTCTATACCAAAATGTTGCGAGATCTAGGCTATATTAGCTTTAGTGAGCCTTTTTCACATTTACTCACGCAAGGCATGGTGCTAAAAGATGGAGTGAAAATGTCAAAAAGTCTAGGCAATGTAGTAGAGCCGCGACATATTATAGAATCTTATGGAGCAGATACTGCAAGATTATTTATCCTTTTTGCTGCACCATCTAGCTATGCGCTTGACTGGAATGATAATAGTGTGGTTGGTTGCTATAAATTTATCTGCCGACTTATTGATAGAAAAGTGCGTGTAAAAAAGTGCGAGACATTACCAAAAATAGACACACAGAAACTAAATAAAGATTCTAAAATTGCACGACTAAAAGTATATGAAGCCCTGCAAAAACAACAAAATATATTTAATAAAAAGATTGAGGGCTATCCATTTAATGTCGTAATTGCGGCATGTATGGAAGCACACAATGCCTTGTCTGCACAAGATGATGATTTAGTTTTCACAGAGGGCTATTTTATATTGCTTCATATTTTAGAGAATTTTATCCCACATATTGCAAGTGAGCTTAGTCAAGAGTTGTTTAATCTCGCAAATTTTACGCCCATTGAGATTGATAAAGATGCTTTCAAACAAGATGAAATCACCTATGCAATTAGTGTCAATGGAAAGAAACGCGCTGAAGTCATGATGCCCACAAATGCCACAAAAGAAGAAGTCATAAATGCTGCTAAAAGCGTAGCAGAAAAATGGCTTACAAATGAGATTAAAAAAGAGATTTTCGTGCCAAATAAATTAGTCAATTTTGTGGTGTAG
- a CDS encoding MlaD family protein, which produces MERNINYTLIGLIFCILTIAMIAFIFWIGRFGIDDRRVKIYHVYTQDEVGGISVNTPVKYKGISVGSVTHMGFKKDDVGVVQIDVAINKKIPVREGSELVIDSDGFVGMSYLKLKQNEKGNIIKDEDEATLYLAKNAIGKLLENAQGMTNDIQDIVSNVKNITDSKNIEDIRNMLISLEGTKQNLDKTLNSADKLLRDLDRALLRGDFNVREILTPLINKSGYSLQTLNSFLEKASLFMDRMERDPYETLLGKRN; this is translated from the coding sequence ATGGAGAGAAATATTAATTATACACTTATTGGGCTTATTTTTTGTATCTTAACGATTGCAATGATTGCGTTTATCTTTTGGATTGGTCGCTTTGGCATTGATGATAGAAGAGTGAAGATTTATCATGTTTATACACAAGATGAGGTAGGGGGCATTAGTGTCAATACACCTGTAAAATATAAAGGCATTAGTGTGGGGAGTGTAACTCACATGGGATTTAAAAAAGATGATGTAGGTGTCGTGCAAATTGATGTTGCTATTAATAAAAAGATACCTGTAAGAGAAGGGTCTGAGCTAGTAATAGATTCTGATGGATTTGTGGGTATGAGCTATTTAAAATTAAAACAGAATGAAAAAGGCAATATCATTAAAGATGAAGATGAAGCGACACTCTATCTAGCAAAAAATGCCATTGGTAAATTGCTAGAAAACGCACAAGGCATGACAAATGATATACAAGATATTGTAAGCAATGTGAAAAATATCACAGACAGCAAAAACATTGAAGATATACGCAATATGCTTATTTCACTGGAGGGCACAAAACAGAATCTTGATAAGACTCTAAATAGTGCAGATAAGCTTTTAAGGGATTTAGATAGGGCATTATTACGCGGTGATTTTAATGTGAGAGAGATTCTAACACCACTTATCAATAAAAGCGGATATAGTTTGCAAACGCTAAACTCTTTCCTTGAGAAAGCAAGTCTGTTTATGGATAGAATGGAGCGAGACCCTTATGAAACACTACTTGGAAAACGAAACTAA
- a CDS encoding ABC transporter ATP-binding protein: protein MSNIVEVNNLTTHYGNTLIHDSISFHVKKGEIFSILGGSGSGKTTLLHTLIFLHRPTSGSINILNTDIWKLKDSKKHTIMQKMGVVFQFGALFSSLNVLENVTSLLEEYSYFPSNLYPEIAKFWLHNVGLDLSVCNKYVNELSGGMKKRVALARALCTEPEILFLDEPTSGLDPASACKFDDLIASLKEKFGVTIVMITHDLDSIKDVTDRFILLGNKKIEFSGTLDEFAKEANNGLHQNSLFHSTRGEKYWKYK from the coding sequence ATGAGTAATATCGTTGAAGTTAATAATCTCACTACACATTATGGCAATACGCTGATACATGATTCTATAAGCTTTCATGTGAAAAAGGGGGAAATTTTCTCTATACTTGGTGGCAGTGGAAGTGGTAAAACGACACTTTTACATACGCTTATATTCTTGCATAGACCAACTTCTGGGAGTATTAATATCCTTAATACTGATATTTGGAAGTTAAAAGATTCTAAAAAGCATACTATTATGCAAAAAATGGGCGTTGTATTTCAGTTTGGCGCTCTCTTTAGCTCTTTAAATGTGCTTGAAAATGTAACAAGTCTGCTTGAAGAATACTCATATTTTCCATCAAACCTATATCCTGAAATAGCAAAGTTTTGGCTACATAATGTAGGGCTTGATTTAAGTGTGTGTAATAAATATGTGAATGAATTAAGCGGCGGTATGAAAAAAAGAGTAGCACTAGCTAGGGCATTATGCACGGAGCCAGAGATTCTATTCTTAGATGAGCCAACAAGTGGGCTAGATCCTGCTAGTGCATGCAAATTTGATGATTTAATCGCTTCTTTAAAAGAGAAGTTTGGCGTAACGATAGTTATGATTACACATGATTTAGATAGTATAAAAGATGTTACTGATAGATTTATCTTGCTTGGTAATAAAAAGATTGAGTTTAGCGGCACACTAGATGAGTTTGCAAAAGAAGCAAATAATGGTTTGCATCAAAATAGCCTTTTTCATTCTACGCGTGGTGAGAAATATTGGAAATATAAATAA
- a CDS encoding MlaE family ABC transporter permease: protein MFVSDDESKAICARFNTIKPPSNAIIIEGHWDSFVQQAYITALRAQVQKYTGDIHIVFQNARVGIIFMLLLRNTLESSQIEDVYIYVDNVQTTRLTSFLLSERYTLLLNGEVYNAIENNDNAIMKEVLSTPYRPKRLNIFSSFFSFIGQWCVSFYQTALSFFNFMGMFLHFFMLGCLKPSNFRFKSLIYHIYEQGFKALPVGLMTSLIIGYAITLQGAYQLNSMGVPIMSVDTTAKLALREMGPFILALVIAGRSASSFTAQLGSMRLTEELSAMKAMNLNIFYFLIIPRILALIIVMPLMVFAADAIALFGGMVAIKTSINIGFETYLERFYETVSITHFWIGVVKAPVFGAIIGIVGCFRGLECRGDTQSIGKMTTMSVVNAIFWIIMANAIFSFIFTRYNL from the coding sequence TTGTTTGTTTCAGATGATGAGAGTAAAGCAATATGTGCGCGTTTTAATACTATAAAGCCACCTTCAAATGCTATTATTATCGAGGGGCATTGGGATAGCTTCGTGCAGCAAGCCTACATTACTGCCTTGCGCGCTCAAGTGCAAAAATACACAGGCGATATTCATATTGTATTTCAAAATGCAAGGGTTGGCATTATCTTCATGTTGCTTTTGCGTAATACTTTAGAATCTAGTCAAATAGAAGATGTGTATATCTATGTTGATAATGTGCAGACTACCCGTCTTACTTCTTTTCTCTTATCAGAGCGTTACACACTGCTTCTTAATGGTGAAGTCTATAACGCCATAGAAAATAATGACAATGCCATAATGAAAGAAGTATTAAGCACCCCATATAGACCAAAAAGGCTTAATATTTTTTCTAGCTTTTTTAGTTTTATAGGGCAGTGGTGTGTTAGTTTTTATCAAACTGCCTTATCGTTTTTTAACTTCATGGGTATGTTTTTACATTTCTTTATGCTTGGTTGTTTAAAGCCATCAAATTTTCGTTTTAAATCCCTTATTTATCATATCTATGAGCAGGGCTTTAAGGCATTGCCTGTTGGGCTTATGACCTCGCTTATTATTGGTTATGCAATCACACTGCAAGGGGCATATCAGCTAAACTCTATGGGTGTGCCGATTATGAGTGTTGATACGACTGCAAAGCTTGCTTTGCGTGAGATGGGACCATTTATCCTTGCCTTAGTGATTGCTGGTAGAAGTGCATCAAGCTTTACCGCACAGCTTGGGTCTATGCGACTTACAGAAGAGTTATCTGCTATGAAAGCTATGAATCTTAATATATTCTATTTTCTCATTATCCCTAGAATCTTAGCCCTTATTATCGTTATGCCTTTAATGGTATTTGCTGCTGATGCGATTGCACTTTTTGGTGGTATGGTAGCGATTAAGACAAGCATTAATATTGGCTTTGAGACTTATTTAGAAAGATTCTATGAAACGGTGTCGATTACGCATTTTTGGATAGGCGTGGTAAAAGCCCCTGTATTTGGTGCGATTATTGGCATTGTTGGGTGCTTTCGTGGGTTGGAATGCAGGGGCGATACGCAATCTATTGGTAAAATGACAACCATGAGTGTTGTGAATGCGATATTTTGGATTATCATGGCAAATGCGATTTTCTCTTTCATTTTCACAAGGTATAATCTATGA
- a CDS encoding diacylglycerol kinase: MKSGKKGVKRIIGAFFFSLAGLKACVSEEVSFRQILIVFVLFFIIACFLGRDFFEIAFLVLPLFFMVFAELVNTAIEKIIDLVQPTFHPLARDAKDIGSSLQFVCMLFAAFIWGGYLLVRFVL, encoded by the coding sequence GTGAAAAGCGGTAAAAAAGGGGTAAAGCGGATTATTGGGGCTTTCTTTTTTTCTCTAGCGGGATTAAAAGCTTGTGTGAGTGAAGAAGTCTCATTTCGACAAATCCTTATTGTGTTTGTGTTATTTTTCATTATTGCGTGTTTTTTGGGGCGTGATTTTTTTGAGATTGCTTTTTTAGTTTTGCCTTTGTTTTTTATGGTATTTGCGGAGTTAGTGAATACAGCTATTGAAAAGATTATTGACCTAGTCCAGCCTACATTTCATCCGCTTGCACGAGATGCAAAGGATATTGGCAGTAGTTTGCAGTTTGTTTGTATGTTGTTTGCTGCTTTTATTTGGGGTGGCTACTTGCTTGTTCGTTTTGTGTTATAG